Proteins co-encoded in one Theileria equi strain WA chromosome 3, complete sequence genomic window:
- a CDS encoding hypothetical protein (encoded by transcript BEWA_009230A): MDVLNSNVPEKLQPSQEWYILNLLRLGQRDAFETNLQQFRKLQLSQSHHGKIRLCRLIYGIIKIDPQYAVVLIEDISHLLNDSSPEVQNASLSVLSKTICQFILIVLDNDADNKADSKSDLSCAIYLVNRILLTTNSDIDVEYSQAAGLVHSGQKSVWIDSLRVIMYLLVLGADKDSGKNGKIGDSLDPIFEKWIQESVNTLVACIKNTSTKAFTVRSIMAFEVSSILVSRFPDAYFEKLAPTMAKLVKHLDIYETLLLRIFTSKDAQEFHTELLSLLSPYGYPDTLDSIYKKSHAMAGYTFTDMKKNTYVDIASVLKIQDEDDLINYATSLETDADSAHLRNYKAAQIFECNSSMIRSMCDINNQDYTVEGLRLNLSDKLDPQFGLHDGVDDMEIIQTDQNATTEDANVSAVDIYNVVKSTEIANYAPLYINLVITQMMDTATSYVWHLKNNVIGGASGRFSHFRDALFNKLILSTTIPENMREKLFHKYINYIAHKTLVDQANPSNSHTLFNILSESSAVGVSELFAYVIKTRSLDALNALVHSISNIIIHLCNVEQAKEVLVGEKNEHKTVEVKLESLTNISLFVSAVLSSLYSREVMNGDMRDSYIQMICRFVLNLPYIPYCIVDTLKDWIGDSVSRILAFSLLSNLLKNAQSVGYVHLKSTILNERLFVLLLHCVTSANTAVRTLFLKLLSSPKGLYQPQEERRYSLQALEGVHDEIIAWISSGGGCSKCNSASLSTQVIQDVQKLASRPIWQWPQGIVTLINSDTLDCEGTHWNHFMGKMDTYLSLHYEVSTEWSLLSSVWIEEISGLLAGVQIKTHPFIRHIATMVTADKLEQDDTMQEQNTHVELLSILASRNAKLLHSLLAISTACTFAPEVSELVFVFRYASETATQVGLPAILETVRSTWWDPKHQLAPKWEESHELVATVLNTDYIVELAPFLSPEEMDGVIKRIFDNGDVAALKRMLDLVTTSPVNFKKEQKELKFALPQNFLYTCYAIPGSNLRRQTELLDYCIESCVAGRFRVESALSACTLIVEGDAEISSIFGRLLCQLVQKIPLTRGPIVQSVVPKLLSRKAWEDKMLWKGVMLSISILWPSYKEQICKLLPLIPKDHGKVVIQALQNQHNALAFIESHFVGALHIPEYIQEVLNKQNKED, encoded by the exons ATGGATGTGTTAAACAGCAATGTCCCAGAAAAATTGCAACCTTCTCAG GAATGgtacattttaaatcttctgCGTCTCGGTCAAAGGGACGCATTTGAAACCAATTTGCAACAATTTCGCAAATTACAG TTATCACAATCGCATCACGGGAAGATTAGACTTTGCAGACTGATTTATGGGATAATCAAGATAGATCCACAGT ACGCTGTCGTACTAATTGAGGATATCTCCCACCTTTTGAATGATTCTAGCCCAGAAGTTCAAAATGCATCGCTTTCAGTGTTGTCAAAAACGATCTGCCAGTTCATTCTCATAGTTTTGGACAATGATGCAGATAACAAGGCCGACTCTAAGTCTGATTTGTCATGTGCAATATACCTGGTGAACAGAATACTCCTCACTACGAATTCCGACATTGATGTTGAATACTCACAAGCTGCAGGGCTAGTACACTCCGGACAAAAGTCAGTATGGATCGACTCTCTTAGAGTTATAATGTATCTGTTGGTATTGGGTGCTGATAAAGATTCCGGTAAAAATGGCAAAATAGGGGACTCGTTGGATCcaatatttgaaaaatggaTACAAGAATCAGTGAATACACTTGTAGCATGTATAAAGAACACATCTACAAAGGCATTTACAGTAAGGAGTATAATGGCATTTGAAGTATCTTCAATACTGGTGTCACGCTTTCCAGATGCCTACTTTGAGAAATTGGCACCAACCATGGCAAAACTGGTTAAGCATTTAGACATCTACGAAACACTCTTACTGCGTATATTTACTAGTAAGGATGCGCAGGAATTTCATACGGAACTCCTTTCTCTTTTGTCTCCATATGGATACCCAGATACTCTTGACtcaatttataaaaaatcGCATGCTATGGCAGGTTATACATTTACTGACATGAAAAAGAATACATATGTTGATATTGCAAGTGTGTTAAAAATTCAAGATGAAGACGACCTTATAAACTACGCGACATCTCTGGAAACCGATGCTGATTCAGCACACTTGCGAAATTACAAGGCGGCTCAGATATTTGAATGCAACTCTAGTATGATAAGGTCAATGTGTGATATAAATAACCAAGATTATACAGTAGAAGGTTTGAGATTAAATTTGTCGGACAAGCTAGATCCTCAATTTGGATTACATGATGGTGTGGATGACATGGAGATTATACAGACGGACCAGAATGCAACTACGGAAGACGCAAATGTTTCAGCTGtggatatttataatgtagTAAAAAGCACTGAAATCGCAAATTATGCACCCCTATATATCAACCTTGTTATCACCCAAATGATGGATACTGCAACTTCATATGTTTGGCATCTTAAAAATAATGTTATAGGTGGTGCATCAGGTAGATTTTCCCATTTTAGGGACGCATTATTCAATAAACTGATATTAAGCACAACCATACCGGAAAACATGCGAGAGAAGCTTTTCCACAAATACATAAACTACATTGCGCACAAAACTCTTGTAGATCAGGCAAACCCATCTAATTCCCACACTCTCTTTAATATTCTCTCCGAATCATCTGCAGTTGGAGTTTCCGAACTCTTTGCATATGTTATAAAAACGAGGTCGCTTGACGCTCTGAATGCGCTTGTTCACAGTATTAGCAATATAATCATACACTTGTGTAATGTAGAGCAAGCTAAAGAAGTGCTGGTTGGTGAAAAAAATGAACATAAAACTGTGGAAGTAAAATTGGAATCTCTTACAAACATTTCCTTATTTGTTTCAGCTGTTTTGTCTTCTCTGTACAGCAGAGAAGTTATGAATGGTGACATGAGAGATTCTTATATACAAATGATCTGTAGATTTGTTCTAAATTTACCATACATACCCTATTGCATAGTTGACACACTCAAGGATTGGATAGGCGATTCTGTCAGTCGCATACTCGCATTCTCACTTTTATCAAATTTGCTAAAGAATGCTCAATCCGTGGGATATGTACACTTGAAATCcacaattttaaatgaaaGGCTGTTTGTGCTCCTTTTACATTGCGTAACATCTGCAAACACTGCAGTACGTACACTGTTTTTAAAACTGCTATCATCTCCTAAGGGATTATATCAACCACAAGAGGAAAGAAGATACAGTTTACAGGCTCTGGAAGGGGTTCATGATGAAATTATCGCATGGATATCTTCTGGTGGAGGTTGTTCTAAATGTAATTCTGCTAGCCTCTCTACCCAGGTTATCCAAGATGTTCAGAAGCTTGCAAGTCGACCGATTTGGCAATGGCCACAGGGAATTGTAACTCTCATTAATTCAGATACATTGGACTGTGAAGGAACTCATTGGAATCATTTTATGGGCAAGATGGATACATATCTTTCGCTCCACTATGAAGTATCGACCGAATGGTCCTTGTTAAGTTCTGTATGGATTGAAGAGATTTCAGGGTTGCTTGCAGGTGTTCAAATAAAGACCCATCCATTTATAAGACATATTGCCACTATGGTTACCGCTGATAAATTGGAGCAAGATGATACCATGCAGGAGCAAAACACTCATGTTGAACTTTTATCAATTCTTGCATCTAGAAATGCAAAGCTGCTCCATTCTTTATTGGCAATTTCTACTGCTTGTACCTTTGCACCTGAAGTCAGTGAACTTGTCTTTGTGTTTAGGTATGCATCTGAAACTGCAACACAGGTCGGACTACCTGCAATATTGGAAACTGTACGTTCTACTTGGTGGGACCCAAAACATCAGCTTGCTCCGAAATGGGAAGAATCTCATGAATTAGTAGCTACAGTTTTAAACACAGATTACATTGTGGAACTAGCCCCGTTTTTATCTCCGGAAGAAATGGACGGAGTTATCAAGAGAATTTTTGACAATGGTGATGTAGCTGCATTAAAACGAATGCTTGATCTGGTTACTACTTCTCCTGTAAACTTCAAAAAAGAGCAAAAAGAACTCAAATTCGCATTGCCTCAAAACTTTTTATACACTTGTTACGCAATACCTGGAAGCAATTTGCGTAGACAAACGGAACTTTTAGATTATTGCATCGAGTCTTGTGTTGCTGGAAGGTTCAGAGTGGAATCTGCACTGTCAGCGTGCACACTAATAGTAGAAGGAGATGCAGAGATAtcttccatttttggaCGTCTTCTTTGTCAATTAGTTCAAAAAATCCCTCTTACTAGGGGTCCAATAGTTCAAAGCGTAGTTCCGAAACTGCTCAGTAGGAAGGCATGGGAAGACAAAATGCTATGGAAAGGTGTGATGCTTTCTATATCTATTCTTTGGCCGAGCTATAAGGAGCAGATTTGCAAGCTTCTTCCGCTAATCCCAAAGGACCATGGGAAGGTGGTCATTCAGGCCTTGCAAAATCAACATAACGCGCTAGCCTTTATAGAATCCCATTTTGTTGGTGCTTTGCATATACCAGAGTATATTCAGGAAGTACTGAATAAACAGAATAAAGAAGACTAA
- a CDS encoding hypothetical protein (encoded by transcript BEWA_009250A), producing MAVDSTFQYKQNDGKPDLDASKNEISEVSVSLDRLKVTDPAEVLKTVKIDTSKPVDKPRSDKVSDEILYGIEGIFDALKQYDGKSPFLPTGKLDVEGLKKKLLDDNLFSSYKISESIFYDSPSANNYDKIVSPRNIQYSKFSLETCFYIFYNMPRDTFQVSAATELLKRKWLYSKAHKLWFKSTQSEDKVVWTCFDPSSWTQKTLETIGEVEKTLLSQEEMEQLIESTS from the exons ATGGCCGTTGATAGCACCTTCCAgtataaacaaaatgacGGAAAACCAGATTTAGATGCTTCAAAGAATGAGATTTCTGAAGTTTCTGTATCATTGGACAGACTTAAGGTCACAGATCCAGCGGAGGTATTGAAGACGGTGAAGATAGATACATCAAAACCCGTGGACAAACCGAGGTCTGATAAAGTTTCCGATGAGATTTTGTATGGAATTGAAGGAATTTTTGATGCGCTTAAGCAGTATGATGGGAaatctccatttcttcCGACCGGAAAATTGGACGTAGAAGGTCTTAAAAAAAAATTATTAGATGA taatttattttcatcGTACAAGATTAGCGAATCGATTTTTTATGATAG TCCGTCTGCGAATAACTATGACAAGATTGTATCTCCTAGAAACATTCAATACTCCAAATTTTCACTCGAAACCTgtttttacatcttttaCAATATGCCTAGGGATACTTTCCAGGTTTCTGCAGCCACAGAATtattgaaaaggaaatggtTATACAGCAAAGCACACAAGCTTTGGTTCAAGAGTACACAATCAGAGGATAAAG TTGTATGGACTTGTTTTGATCCGTCATCATGGACACAAAAGACTTTGGAGACCATAGGCGAAGTTGAGAAGACACTGCTATCCCAGGAAGAGATGGAGCAGTTGATAGAGAGCACTAGTTAA
- a CDS encoding PCI domain-containing protein (encoded by transcript BEWA_009260A): MTTFVPLSQDTEGAVSSASLGDWVLGIIKVRSPSKTASYYSQLLDQFQEVDGEQVIKEAFQLFELLLSENMMIFEFLADAKEHGSTPIQSIDQSSKAETEVSVKYLDALKQVEEYFTVLMYVLQLRFTSSGQIEKAGSLLLDAIKNGDTFIELRLRLLQMLYNSVESTLPLRATIYVSILEFAAKHGIFHTLVGIVLHVEEWMVEWSIDKKCKIHIFHIIAHEFDKLGKQDLAYKFWKKRVEFCDEPELFSTKDNIDATVTFCIRSLKSEDTLYFDQLLLMPAVSHLLSTQFSPLVVLLNIFIKGTNEDLEKYAKQHGTFLESLDLPLSLLRSKMSLLSLASLCQNESEVSIAKVQELLGISEEEAEHVIVTAITKGVLDALIDQKTKRVIIRSVMHREFSTEELKALHGHLLRWKSCLADIARWST; this comes from the exons ATGACAACGTTTGTGCCACTATCACAAGATACAGAAGGGGCTGTTAGTTCGGCTTCCCTAGGCGACTGGGTTCTGGGAATCATCAAAGTCAGATCTCCTTCCAAGACCGCGTCATACTACTCCCAACTGCTGGACCAATTCCAAGAGGTGGACGGCGAACAGGTTATAAAGGAGGCTTTTCAATTATTCGAGCTTCTTTTGAGCGaaaatatgatgattttCGAGTTTCTAGCCGATGCCAAAGAACACGGGTCTACTCCAATACAGTCCATTGACCAATCGAGCAAAGCTGAGACCGAA GTCAGTGTTAAATACTTGGACGCATTGAAGCAGGTCGAAGAGTACTTTACTGTGCTCATGTATGTGCTTCAGTTGAGGTTTACAAGCAGTGGACAGATTGAAAAGGCTGGAAGTCTGCTTTTAGATGCTATAAAGAACGGTGACACTTTCATCGAGCTTAGACTCCGTCTTCTCCAAATGCTCTACAATAGTGTGGAGTCTACTTTGCCACTCAGGGCAACTATATACGTATCAATACTTGAGTTTGCGGCAAAACATGGAATCTTCCATACATTGGTTGGTATCGTACTACAT GTTGAGGAGTGGATGGTCGAATGGTCGATTgacaaaaaatgcaaaattCACATTTTCCACATAATTGCACATGAATTTGATAAGCTTGGAAAACAGGATCTGGCATATAAGTTCTGGAAGAAACGCGTTGAGTTTTGCGATGAACCAGAACTGTTTTCTACAAAGGACAATATAGATGCCACCGTAACATTTTGCATACGAAGCTTGAAGTCAGAGGATACCCTTTACTTTGACCAACTTTTACTTATGCCAGCGGTATCACATCTTCTTTCCACACAATTTTCTCCACTTGTGGTActtttgaatatttttataaaggGTACAAATGAAGATTTGGAGAAATATGCAAAGCAACATGGTACATTCTTGGAAAGTTTGGATTTGCCCTTGTCTTTGTTACGTAGCAAGATGAGTTTGCTCTCTCTTGCTTCTTTATGTCAAAATGAATCTGAAGTCTCAATCGCAAAGGTTCAGGAGTTACTTGGTATTTCTGAAGAAGAAGCAGAACACGTTATTGTAACCGCAATTACAAAGGGTGTTTTGGATGCGCTTATTGACCAAAAAACTAAGCGTGTCATAATACGTTCCGTTATGCACCGTGAGTTCTCCACCGAGGAATTGAAGGCATTGCATGGGCATTTATTGCGCTGGAAGAGTTGCCTTGCCGACATTGCTAGGTGGAGTACGTAA
- a CDS encoding hypothetical protein (encoded by transcript BEWA_009270A): MVYYRYFVYLLFLKSIADVRVWRLIYSTTGVSYSSTCAIVFAEASKYSRSSNCDDRIITQLDLSLYQEGSILYFFTENEIKKVKNGREKIKSENRVRPSKFTGYGIIFELPFCVTKFANRQTGKELSNQTGLPVNEGVSKIELYHCNGEAKVLYISTVKNPNGEWYRKDPNTNNWRSVSIIKNKKPEAVSECIIRKLATEAGCGKSSCTVDISKKEEYSKVPISVLKKDETSYDIYTHSPSEYPEVKYGNTTLMYVDRDGEKYKQISGDNVEKVSVYRWKENDKPLVLKMKGFDKSVTYYQNVSDNNEKWQRVTNNTTEEAPEELLDNTNCKVNNMVVLDLSFDNSLHCSADKKGYCCSLCSKKKINVIEEKFTIPNTRETLTSYLHSPDSKCKVHKIKYKDSKTNNVKIIDLPDLSLPKDHIVQLSVYYCSHNPVLIYVKKGNNSWKWYVKSGESTWKHCDELSGKTPKNTEECETRIRFTKILQEAGCSFTQGKCTSLLHKVKIDISEKPNKAGHSKTYISGPEDVEVFLSQYYGPKDFNKLVHKTPHASFTLTEIKYKSNAINLHWPKEPVTEVNVFFWKHDVDHAKPLLLRIGKIEGEEWYENSSDDKRWTKVEGDLQDNKLVDKLSETNCRVSDAYSFDLSKTSEYTSVCTTIKVEESDDTEKRLGYTRYIHSTPKESFILLDVTNVPSNIILDTLVLPVHGVHRVHVLRPKNSEKPTLLYIETTDKINSQWYGKEEAEHIEL; encoded by the exons ATGGTCTATTATAGATACTTTGTGTATCTACTGTTTCTTAAGTCGATTGCAGATGTAAGG GTTTGGAGACTCATTTATTCTACGACTGGTGTGTCTTATTCCTCCACGTGTGCAATTGTATTTGCTGAAGCATCAAAGTATTCTCGATCATCAAATTGTGATGATAGAATTATAACACAACTGGATCTTTCTCTTTATCAAGAAGGATCAATTCTATATTTCTTTACTGAGAATGAGATTAAAAAGgtcaagaatggaagagaAAAAATCAAAAGTGAGAATAGGGTACGTCCCAGCAAATTCACCGGTTATGGAATTATATTTGAGCTTCCCTTCTGTGTTACCAAATTTGCCAACAGACAGACAGGAAAAGAGCTTAGTAATCAAACCGGGCTTCCCGTCAATGAAGGAGTCTCAAAAATAGAATTGTATCATTGTAATGGTGAGGCAAAAgtattgtacatttcaaCAGTAAAGAATCCAAATGGTGAATGGTATAGGAAGGACCCTAACACTAACAATTGGCGTAGTGTTTCTATTatcaagaataaaaaacCAGAAGCTGTCAGTGAATGCATTATTCGGAAGCTAGCAACTGAGGCCGGTTGTGGGAAATCATCTTGTACAGTTGATATAtctaaaaaggaagaatattcAAAGGTTCCAATTTCCGTACTcaaaaaggatgaaacTTCTTATGATatatatacacattctCCTAGTGAATACCCTGAAGTTAAATATGGGAACACAACTCTTATGTATGTGGACAgagatggtgaaaaatataaacagATTTCTGGTGATAATGTTGAGAAAGTCTCAGTCTACCGTTggaaagaaaatgataaacCCCTTGTGTTGAAAATGAAGGGTTTTGACAAATCGGTCACATACTACCAAAATGTTAGTGATaataatgaaaagtggCAACGTGTTACTAACAATACCACGGAGGAAGCACCAGAAGAGCTTCTTGATAATACAAACTGCAAGGTAAACAACATGGTTGTACTTGACCTATCTTTTGATAATTCGTTGCACTGCTCAGCGGACAAAAAAGGTTACTGCTGTTCTCTATGTAGCAAGAAGAAGATTAATGTTATAGAAGAAAAGTTTACGATACCAAACACTAGAGAAACACTTACCAGTTATCTACATAGCCCGGATAGTAAATGTAAGGTACataaaataaaatacaaggattcaaaaacaaacaacGTGAAAATAATAGATCTACCAGATCTGTCGCTTCCAAAGGATCATATTGTCCAGCTTAGTGTATACTATTGTTCTCACAATCCTGTCCTCATCTATGTTAAAAAGGGAAATAACAGTTGGAAATGGTACGTTAAAAGTGGCGAATCGACCTGGAAACACTGCGATGAACTAAGTGGAAAAACACCTAAAAACACTGAGGAATGTGAAACAAGAATAAGATTTACTAAAATCCTTCAGGAGGCCGGATGTTCCTTTACGCAAGGAAAATGCACATCACTCTTACACAAAGTCAAAATAGACATTTCTGAGAAACCTAACAAAGCTGGTCATTCGAAAACATATATATCTGGCCCCGAGGACGTAGAGGTATTTCTTAGTCAGTATTACGGACCCAAAGATTTCAATAAACTCGTCCACAAAACACCTCATGCCTCCTTCACACTAACTGAAATAAAGTACAAATCCAATGCGATCAATTTACACTGGCCCAAGGAACCTGTTACTGAAGTAAATGTGTTTTTCTGGAAGCACGACGTAGACCATGCAAAACCCCTGTTACTTAGGATAGGCAAGATTGAAGGTGAGGAGTGGTATGAAAACAGTAGTGATGATAAAAGATGGACTAAAGTCGAAGGAGACCTGCAAGATAACAAGCTCGTAGACAAGTTAAGTGAAACAAACTGCAGAGTCAGCGATGCCTACTCTTTTGACCTTTCCAAGACAAGTGAGTATACATCTGTCTGTACAACCATTAAAGTGGAAGAATCAGACGATACAGAGAAACGCCTGGGATACACTAGATACATCCATAGTACTCCTAAAGAATCATTTATTCTCCTTGACGTGACAAATGTACCATCTAATATCATCCTCGATACCTTGGTACTACCAGTTCATGGTGTACATAGGGTTCATGTACTCCGTCCAAAGAATTCTGAAAAACCCACGCTCCTATACATTGAAACTACTGATAAAATAAACAGCCAGTGGTACGGGAAGGAAGAGGCTGAGCATATCGAACTGTAA
- a CDS encoding histone H4, putative (encoded by transcript BEWA_009280A) encodes MSGRGKGGKGLGKGGAKRHRKVLRDNIQGITKPAIRRLARRGGVKRISGLIYEEVRGVLKVFLENVVKDSVTYTEHARRKTVTAMDIVYSLKRQGRTLYGFGG; translated from the coding sequence ATGTCAGGACGTGGAAAGGGAGGAAAAGGTTTGGGAAAGGGAGGAGCCAAGCGCCATCGTAAGGTGTTGCGTGATAACATCCAAGGTATCACCAAGCCCGCCATCAGAAGGTTGGCCCGCAGAGGTGGTGTCAAGCGTATCTCTGGCCTCATCTACGAGGAGGTCAGAGGTGTCTTGAAGGTCTTCCTTGAGAATGTTGTCAAGGATTCCGTCACCTATACCGAGCACGCCCGCAGAAAGACTGTGACTGCTATGGATATTGTCTACTCACTCAAGAGACAAGGAAGAACCCTTTACGGTTTCGGTGGTTAA